The following are from one region of the Trichoderma breve strain T069 chromosome 5, whole genome shotgun sequence genome:
- a CDS encoding type III restriction enzyme, res subunit domain-containing protein, translated as METPKSPQSPPPHTRYPSPPASCPATNEAQPELSGLGGPKRTFQWSADRFSDYGDQDEGAESPSNASPPENAKSADDESVLMKEQTPEANENSVQISENGEAGSQADPAQQGDVVEQNIASILTLAVAEDSDLSDPPGEESDDDSDYVDESDSSPPKDEGDMGQQANSPLEKKEKIKKPRRKHATNAREFVARLHEEEDKKYAKRMQREGSKKAGANYSRKRKLTGDDTDPRKTLKTANGSVLSIVNDGSSTSDGSSLLSMEPIQATTHAQQFAQLTAAQMKSQIPQNCDTRRKNTQNQDLHEAASLFGYKRVEAVNGRWRLKGMETGLDSYQLTAVAWMVKRELARAKPFGGLQADAPGMGKTVMSLACIVGNQADDEHLEKFCNATLVVVPNKTFGKQWEEEAQIIQKHCKAPVKDLVFVYDPQDSYLMAKCERAFIVIATYSDVLANYPSNGILAELEEKYDSDNISFRREFEAHAGAMFKIKWYRIILDEAHAIKNVNSRTSKACCALPGKYRWALTGTPLANSSEEMYPYLKFTECESTWTMKEFKAMYTTKGKSNAQFEALTSLFMYRRTLDDEFLGYKIINLPEKKEVNLDVPLSIEEQVIIEAVRNFYDKAVKNLKQGKLKKDKLEAAVGSLDDVEETESKGKGKKKAKDAQSAAQSASCRLGHASQVRKRQAISHSFCIERLLRRSFELEDLNVLMDALENVQSKQTIIEQIRSNIGEDSDMLRYQTGLEILQQREEPMFGKYFDMTELLKLVSAENALRSSDCLLCHKPPVQPLFADGCGHIFCTKCLSRAAKENHKIDKANFKAGNEDLQSDKKHNCPHKGCGKELETGDDVETVQTKLDSNAKSYREPGEDYNNVIMRQGDDPNGFFVCSTILEDVPTVPSARLTATMAVALTWLHEAPDDKILIFTQFIGTAKILGYMLSTLGIGFVYYWGGLADGPKSKALAAIKENVDVKIMVATLKSGGQCLNLTVANRVIIIDPWWNKTAEQQAFGRVTRMGQLKATHLVTLKTEDETDTRIHNLKMKKAADVDYTLQDDGHTPLDVSEMELQEDILRKKAAMEEKKNKAKARAAKKNATKASSKKKN; from the exons ATGGAGACTCCAAAGTCTCCTCAATCACCTCCACCCCACACCCGCtatccttctcctccagcttcgtGTCCGGCAACAAATGAAGCCCAACCAGAGCTTTCTGGCCTGGGTGGCCCAAAACGTACATTCCAATGGAGCGCGGATCGGTTTTCTGACTACGGAGATCAAGATGAAGGCGCTGAATCGCCCAGTAATGCAAGCCCACCGGAGAATGCGAAAAGCGCAGATGATGAGTCCGTCCTCATGAAAGAGCAGACACCAGAAGCGAATGAGAATTCAGTGCAAATTTCTGAGaatggagaagctggttcACAGGCAGATCCAGCGCAGCAAGGGGACGTTGTTGAGCAGAACATCGCCAGCATTCTCACGCTGGCAGTGGCTGAAGATTCGGATCTCTCCGATCCTCCTGGTGAAGAGAGTGACGACGACTCTGACTATGTAGATGAAAGCgattcatctcctccaaagGATGAAGGCGATATGGGCCAGCAGGCAAACAGCCctttggagaagaaggaaaagatcaagaagcCGCGAAGAAAACACGCCACGAATGCACGAGAATTTGTTGCTCGTCTAcacgaagaggaagacaaaaAATACGCCAAGAGAATGCAGCGAgaaggaagcaaaaaggcTGGAGCAAATTATTCACGCAAGCGGAAGCTCACTGGAGATGATACGGACCCTCGCAAGACTCTCAAGACAGCAAACGGCAGTGTACTCTCAATAGTCAACGACGGCTCTTCGACTTCCGATGGGAGCTCATTGCTTTCCATGGAGCCTATCCAGGCAACAACTCATGCTCAGCAATTTGCCCAACTGACAGCTGCTCAGATGAAATCCCAGATACCCCAAAATTGTGACACCAGGCGCAAAAATACGCAGAATCAAGATCTACACGAGGCTGCAAGTTTATTTGGGTACAAAAGAGTTGAAGCCGTGAATGGTCGCTGGAGGCTAAAAGGCATGGAGACTGGCCTGGACAGCTACCAACTCACAGCTGTAGCCTGGATGGTCAAGAGGGAGCTGGCTCGAGCGAAGCCATTCGGTGGACTTCAGGCTGATGCTCCAGGGATGGGCAAAACAGTCATGAGTCTGGCATGCATCGTGGGGAATcaggcagatgatgagcatcTTGAAAAGTTTTGCAATGCCACACTCGTTGTTGTGCCCAACAAGACATTTGGCAAGCagtgggaagaagaagcgcag ATCATACAGAAGCACTGCAAAGCGCCAGTCAAGGATCTGGTTTTCGTTTATGATCCACAGGATTCTTACCTGATGGCCAAATGCGAAAGAGCTTTCATTGT CATCGCGACATACAGCGACGTATTAGCCAATTATCCCAGTAACGGCATCCTCGCAGAGCTCGAAGAAAAATATGACAGCGATAATATCTCTTTCCGCCGCGAGTTTGAGGCCCATGCTGGTGCCATGTTCAAGATCAAATGGTACAGGATCATACTTGATGAAGCGCATGCCATCAAAAATGTCAACAGCCGCA CTTCTAAAGCGTGTTGTGCACTACCAGGAAAATATCGCTGGGCATTGACTGGCACACCACTGGCCAACAGTTCTGAAG AGATGTATCCATATCTTAAGTTCACAGAGTGTGAATCGACATGGACCATGAAAGAATTCAAGGCCATGTACACCACCAAG GGTAAATCAAATGCCCAATTTGAGGCGTTAACCAGCCTTTTCATGTATCGAAG GACACTGGATGATGAGTTCCTGGGATATAAGATTATCAATCTtccagaaaagaaagaagttAATCTTGATGTTCCTTTATCAATAGAGGAACAGGTTATTATTGA GGCTGTGAGAAATTTCTACGACAAGGCCGTTAAGAATTTGAAACAAGGCAAACTCAAGAAAGACAAATTGGAAGCGGCAGTAGGCAGTCTAGATGACGTGGAGGAAACTGAGAgcaaaggaaagggaaagaagaaggccaaagaCGCTCAGTCTGCGGCTCAGTCTGCGAGTTGCAGATTAGGACATGCCAGCCAAGTGAGAAAGCGACAAGCAATCTCTCACTCGTTTTGCATTGAGCGGCTTCTCCGGCGTTCGTTTGAACTGGAGGACCTAAACGTGTTGATGGATGCTCTTGAAAACGTGCAATCGAAGCAAACCATCATCGAGCAAATTCGCTCAAACATTGGGGAAGATTCCGATATGTTGAGATACCAAACAGGGCTCGAAATATTGCAACAGCGAGAGGAACCTATGTTTGGCAAATACTTCGACATGACGGAGCTACTCAAATTGGTGAGTGCCGAGAACGCATTGAGAAGCAGTGACTGTCTTCTCTGCCATAAACCACCAGTGCAGCCACTTTTTGCCGACGGC TGTGGCCATATCTTCTGCACCAAATGTTTATCCAGAGCCGCCAAAGAGAATCACAAAATCGACAAAGCGAACTTTAAGGCAGGCAATGAGGACCTCCAAAGCGATAAGAAGCAT AATTGTCCTCACAAAGGCTGCGGTAAAGAGCTTGAAAcaggagatgatgtcgagaCCGTGCAAACCAAGCTCGATTCAAATGCCAAAAGTTATCGTGAGCCTGGCGAAGATTACAACAACGTCATAATGCGCCAAGGAGATGACCCAAacggcttctttgtttgcaGCACAATCTTGGAAGACGTTCCCACTGTGCCAAGCGCAAGACTGACGGCGACAATGGCTGTCGCTCTCACTTGGCTGCATGAAGCGCCCGACGATAAAATTCTCA TTTTCACTCAGTTTATTGGAACAGCAAAGATCTTGGGCTATATGCTCAGCACCTTAGGCATCGGATTTGTATATTATTGGGGCGGTCTCGCGGATGGGCCGAAGAGCAAGGCTTTGGCAGCGATAAAGGAAAACGTGGATGTCAAAATCATG GTTGCTACTCTCAAGAGCGGCGGACAGTGCCTTAACCTCACAGTTGCAAACAGAGTCATCATAATCGATCCCTGGTGGAACAAAACCGCGGAGCAGCAGGCATTCGGACGAGTGACGCGAATGGGCCAGTTGAAGGCAACTCATTTGGTCACACTCAAAACTGAGGATGAAACGGATACGCGCATTCACAAcctcaagatgaagaaagcagcGGATGTCGATTATACGCTGCAAGACGATGGCCATACGCCACTGGATGTGAGCGAGATGGAGCTTCAAGAAGACATTCTCCGCAAAAAGGCGgcgatggaagagaagaagaataaagcCAAGGCTAGGGCGGCCAAGAAAAACGCGACGAAAGCTTCgtccaagaaaaagaattga